One Bacteroidota bacterium DNA window includes the following coding sequences:
- the ggt gene encoding gamma-glutamyltransferase — MKLPLCRVSLCFVLLVAGSAPSATPIPVRSRHAMVVTAHRLASQVGVDILRRGGNAVDAAVAVGLALAVVYPEAGNIGGGGFMLVRKRDGSAAVIDFREKAPRASSGTMYLDSAGNVTDKSFDGALAAGVPGSVSGLLEALRLYGSMSIRDLARPAVGLAENGFIVDRHLEASLDSSWGKLSEFPAAMALFSRHGAPLREGDTLRQPELARTLGRIQQFGADGFYRGETARLLEEEMRRGGGIVTRRDLEEYHPVLRTPLRGSYRGYEILTTPPPSSGGLCLLEMLNISEGYDLGSMGFHSSNAVHFVAEAMKRVYADRAELMGDPAFVEIPGEVLASKSYANGRRAEIDSLRATENMRVRSGIENPHEGRHTTHYCVVDEQGTIVSTTTTLNDLFGCKVVVAGAGFFLNDEMDDFSAKPGVPNAYGLIGGRANEIAPSKRPLSSMVPTILLKDGKPCLVLGARGGSKIITAVAQVISNIADFGMNLEEAVEAPRFHHQWRPDSLVYERFALARDVVQKLEERGYHLRETDSPLGELEALWLDAAGGWIYGVPDSREGGVALGY, encoded by the coding sequence ATGAAACTGCCCCTCTGTCGGGTCTCGCTCTGCTTTGTGCTCCTGGTCGCCGGTTCTGCCCCCTCCGCAACCCCCATTCCGGTTCGATCAAGGCATGCGATGGTTGTCACAGCGCACAGGCTGGCGTCCCAGGTGGGTGTCGACATCCTGCGGAGAGGGGGGAATGCGGTCGACGCAGCCGTCGCGGTCGGGTTGGCGCTCGCGGTCGTCTATCCGGAGGCGGGAAATATCGGCGGCGGCGGATTCATGCTCGTCCGCAAGCGGGACGGGTCCGCCGCAGTCATCGATTTTCGCGAGAAGGCTCCCCGAGCCTCGAGCGGCACGATGTATCTTGACAGCGCGGGAAACGTCACCGACAAAAGCTTCGACGGCGCGCTTGCTGCAGGGGTGCCTGGCAGCGTATCCGGACTCCTCGAAGCCTTGCGACTCTATGGCTCGATGAGCATTCGTGACCTAGCCCGGCCCGCCGTCGGCCTGGCGGAGAACGGATTTATTGTGGATCGGCATCTCGAAGCCTCCCTCGACAGCAGTTGGGGCAAATTATCAGAATTTCCGGCGGCGATGGCCCTGTTTTCGAGACATGGTGCTCCCCTTCGGGAAGGAGATACCCTGCGTCAGCCCGAGCTGGCCCGGACGCTCGGAAGGATTCAGCAATTCGGCGCCGACGGGTTTTATCGCGGCGAAACCGCGCGCCTGCTGGAAGAGGAGATGCGCCGGGGGGGAGGGATTGTCACCCGGCGGGACCTGGAAGAGTATCATCCTGTCCTCCGGACTCCCCTGAGGGGTTCGTACCGCGGGTACGAGATTCTCACGACCCCGCCCCCCTCCTCGGGAGGGTTGTGTCTCCTGGAGATGTTGAACATATCCGAAGGGTATGACCTTGGCTCGATGGGGTTTCATTCTTCGAACGCTGTACATTTCGTCGCAGAAGCGATGAAACGGGTGTATGCCGACCGGGCGGAGCTGATGGGCGATCCGGCTTTTGTCGAAATCCCGGGGGAAGTGCTTGCGTCAAAGAGCTATGCAAACGGGAGGCGGGCTGAGATCGATTCGCTCCGCGCCACAGAGAACATGCGCGTTCGATCCGGCATCGAGAATCCCCATGAAGGACGGCACACCACGCACTATTGCGTCGTGGACGAGCAAGGCACCATCGTTTCGACCACCACCACGCTGAACGACCTCTTCGGATGCAAGGTCGTTGTCGCCGGGGCGGGGTTCTTTCTCAACGACGAAATGGACGATTTCAGCGCCAAGCCCGGGGTGCCGAATGCGTACGGGCTTATCGGGGGAAGGGCGAATGAGATCGCTCCGTCCAAACGCCCCCTGAGCTCGATGGTTCCCACCATCCTGCTCAAGGACGGGAAACCCTGCCTGGTACTCGGAGCGAGGGGGGGATCAAAAATCATCACCGCGGTCGCGCAAGTCATCAGCAACATCGCCGACTTCGGAATGAATCTGGAAGAGGCCGTGGAGGCCCCCCGGTTTCACCACCAGTGGCGGCCGGACTCCCTGGTCTACGAGCGGTTTGCCCTGGCGCGGGA
- a CDS encoding single-stranded DNA-binding protein: protein MAGKSLNKVTLIGNLGKDPEVSYTASGVAVAKFSVATNERWKDAEGNPQERTEWHNIVAWRKLAEICGQYLKKGSKVYLEGKLQTRSWDDKNTGVKRYTTEIIADDMIMLDGRQAGGTTDAQPAPEEQGAAEKDDLPF, encoded by the coding sequence ATGGCCGGAAAGAGTCTTAATAAAGTCACGCTCATCGGCAATCTGGGCAAGGATCCGGAGGTGAGTTACACGGCGTCCGGAGTGGCGGTGGCGAAATTCTCCGTGGCGACAAACGAGCGGTGGAAGGACGCCGAAGGCAATCCCCAGGAGAGGACCGAGTGGCACAACATCGTCGCATGGCGGAAGCTTGCCGAGATCTGCGGCCAGTATCTCAAGAAGGGAAGCAAGGTTTACCTCGAAGGGAAGCTCCAGACGCGATCGTGGGACGACAAGAATACAGGCGTCAAGCGCTACACGACGGAAATCATCGCAGACGATATGATCATGCTCGACGGCAGGCAGGCAGGGGGAACGACGGATGCTCAGCCCGCCCCGGAGGAACAGGGAGCGGCGGAAAAGGACGATCTCCCATTCTAG
- a CDS encoding NHL repeat-containing protein, with the protein MWKLRFGRRRRLVQNAAACVAGATLLGAVAAGGDGGTGGSASGDLFEHARACSVDPSGNVYVIDGGNSRIVKLSPQWEVLQTAGGYGWTDQAFDHPADVTAPNGLDVYVADYGNHRIQRLDRDLSLLSSFSTRDDADASVRFGYPQGVAQSRFGSIFIADGENRRILKVNTSGSVEQEFGDLGAGEGRLSSPSRIRIGGDDRVFVLDSNRIVVFDIFGNFIETLGKGYFNHLRSFTVEGKILFALDSCTLYALNREGGRVRPPVPVVLSAGPALCEAVDIDVQDDRLYLLTEHRVSVERIDVDRLRQEDADK; encoded by the coding sequence GTGTGGAAGCTCCGGTTCGGACGGCGCCGGAGGCTTGTTCAGAATGCCGCCGCATGTGTTGCCGGTGCGACACTTCTTGGCGCGGTCGCCGCGGGGGGTGACGGAGGGACGGGGGGTTCCGCAAGCGGGGACCTGTTCGAGCACGCCAGGGCGTGTTCTGTCGATCCTTCCGGCAACGTGTATGTGATAGACGGCGGCAACAGCAGGATCGTAAAGCTTTCGCCACAATGGGAGGTGCTTCAAACGGCCGGCGGGTACGGCTGGACCGATCAGGCGTTCGATCATCCCGCGGATGTGACTGCCCCCAATGGACTGGATGTCTACGTCGCCGACTACGGCAACCACCGAATCCAGCGGTTGGACCGGGATCTGAGCCTCCTCTCGTCGTTTTCAACGCGGGACGATGCGGACGCTTCGGTGCGGTTTGGCTACCCCCAGGGAGTGGCTCAATCACGATTCGGATCGATCTTCATCGCGGACGGCGAGAACCGGCGAATCCTGAAAGTCAATACGTCGGGCTCCGTCGAGCAGGAATTCGGGGATCTTGGCGCGGGGGAAGGGCGGCTCTCTTCCCCCTCGAGGATTCGGATCGGAGGAGACGACCGGGTCTTCGTTCTGGACAGCAACCGGATTGTCGTCTTCGATATCTTCGGCAATTTCATCGAGACTTTGGGAAAAGGGTACTTCAACCACCTCCGGAGCTTCACCGTCGAGGGGAAGATCCTTTTCGCCCTTGATAGTTGTACTCTGTACGCGTTGAACCGGGAGGGAGGGCGCGTTCGTCCGCCCGTACCGGTGGTGTTGTCGGCCGGCCCCGCCCTGTGCGAGGCCGTCGACATCGATGTGCAGGACGACCGGCTCTACCTTTTGACGGAGCATCGCGTTTCGGTCGAACGGATCGATGTTGACCGCCTCCGGCAGGAAGATGCGGACAAATAG
- a CDS encoding PorV/PorQ family protein encodes MNSSTVQRALGLFVLILVVASLGYAGGTNRAGTNAAPELLIPVGARDIAMGGASIATTSGIDAIYWNPAGLARSTFGTTAMFSHMTYIADIPVNYVALGASFAGFGTLGFSLKSLGIGDIPVTNEDYPDGTGEIISPTYVTIGLTYSRQLADNIGIGVTANLISERIDRVSASGFGFNAGVQYSGLGNIPGLNIGVAVKNIGPQMKFDGTALVLPGEVGDGRQGFYSVNAGSFELPSTIEIGASYTTRLSEDNALTFVSLFENNNFSADEYKVGAEYAFRDNFFIRAGWDLAGDQTNESLTALSGVDKATYLFGGTAGAGIHSQVGDLDLTVDYAYRAVKFLTGNHAITLKLGF; translated from the coding sequence ATGAATAGCTCAACCGTGCAAAGAGCCCTCGGACTCTTCGTACTGATTCTTGTCGTCGCATCGCTCGGGTACGCAGGCGGAACGAACCGGGCCGGGACCAACGCCGCGCCGGAACTCCTGATTCCCGTGGGCGCCCGCGATATCGCGATGGGGGGCGCTTCAATCGCGACGACTTCCGGAATCGATGCGATTTATTGGAATCCGGCGGGCCTTGCCAGATCCACCTTCGGAACGACGGCGATGTTTTCGCATATGACCTACATTGCCGACATCCCGGTGAATTATGTCGCCCTCGGAGCATCCTTTGCGGGTTTCGGCACGCTGGGTTTCAGCCTGAAATCTCTCGGGATCGGAGACATCCCGGTGACGAACGAGGACTATCCGGACGGAACAGGCGAGATTATTTCACCGACCTATGTTACGATCGGGCTCACCTACTCCAGGCAGCTCGCCGACAACATCGGAATCGGCGTCACCGCCAACCTGATCAGTGAACGGATCGATCGCGTGAGCGCCTCCGGATTCGGTTTCAACGCCGGCGTGCAGTACTCCGGCCTGGGAAACATACCGGGCCTGAACATCGGGGTCGCGGTGAAAAACATCGGGCCGCAGATGAAGTTCGACGGGACGGCATTGGTTCTGCCCGGTGAGGTGGGCGACGGAAGACAGGGATTCTACAGCGTGAACGCGGGCTCGTTTGAACTCCCTTCGACGATCGAAATAGGCGCTTCCTATACGACACGGCTCTCCGAGGATAACGCGCTCACGTTTGTTTCGCTCTTCGAGAACAACAATTTTTCCGCCGATGAATACAAGGTCGGGGCGGAGTATGCGTTCCGCGACAATTTCTTCATCCGGGCCGGCTGGGACCTGGCGGGGGATCAGACCAATGAGAGCCTGACAGCTCTCTCCGGGGTGGATAAGGCGACCTATCTGTTTGGAGGGACCGCGGGCGCAGGCATCCATTCCCAGGTGGGTGATCTCGATCTCACGGTTGATTATGCGTACCGGGCCGTCAAGTTTCTAACCGGCAACCACGCTATCACGCTCAAGCTCGGATTTTAG
- a CDS encoding TonB-dependent receptor produces MKVALVITALLLVPGLLFGGTTGKIRGKVTFKDTHEGAAGAIVVLEGTPYGVAADPDGSFIILNIPAGVYTVKASLVGYHAPSVTNVRVNPDLTTELNVELVAQDINLPTVEIMAQRPLVNKSATNAVRILNADDLSAIPVRGLTGVFALQPGVVLQDNNIYIRGGREDEVGYYVEGASARNVMNGRNAVLLIPEAVEEVQIQAGGYNAEYGGANAGIIRQQLRSGTGGIKLSYSGETDRFAQVGSKSLDSYSYGYWDHVLTLSGPIIGDKLKIFAAGENQFQRDPIPTFWTGFEFPNADFPAALVDGPGGGRPGDTLYAGSGVPASSINSRYGAIKVPEGVIPGRMSNRWNLNGTISLDLSPVTVRFGSAMSWQQRRINDLPVQNILDLSRLPMRDNSDDLFNLKITHLLDPKTFYEINLNYFDSRNRQYDPNLQDNILSYGDSIEAAKLGYNFYSYMNGALGLSPTEFRFYGFPYARPGELIVGGSSISGLGASTNYIKGKQTYIGGSADLTTQYGKHELKLGSSYQRYTVRLYSVGRLENVFLQMISQPDSVRNADSRTRLMQSAGIPDNVGYDVFGNEVNDGFDGPKHPTFFSGYLQDKVELNDLIINAGIRYDYFDTDDREFIDAENPSFINGNIFALDPTTVRKKDPFHAISPRLGLSFPVTDRTIFHMQFGKFIQAPQLNNIYIGGPLLSLYVSGRNFIPAPVGLGLDPERTTQYEIGFTEQITNFAAFDLTGFYKDIKGQIQVGRITTESGALAKSYDILQNGDFATTKGLEVTLTLRRVDRLQARVNYTLQDAQGTGSNTTSAISSVENGTLRPTIISPLTFNQAHRGSLNLDYHFAPNDGGPILERLGANILFSFNSGHNYTKVTGGLGQTGPEDGGILYDGDPRNRRPVEAINASTTPWNFSLDARLDKSFTLSGSFDLNVYLYVQNLLNTENVVNVYGRTGNADDDGFLTNPALSSEVISAPGRGAAYVQMYRDANLADRQNYWRNQGGDLLGTPRQIRFGVRLDY; encoded by the coding sequence ATGAAAGTCGCATTAGTGATCACCGCACTCCTGCTTGTTCCCGGACTCCTGTTCGGCGGAACGACGGGCAAGATCAGGGGAAAGGTTACGTTCAAGGATACGCACGAAGGGGCGGCCGGTGCGATCGTGGTGCTCGAGGGGACGCCGTACGGTGTCGCAGCGGATCCTGACGGAAGTTTCATAATCCTCAACATCCCCGCCGGGGTCTATACGGTGAAGGCGAGCCTCGTGGGGTATCATGCCCCATCGGTTACGAACGTCCGGGTGAACCCGGACCTGACGACCGAGCTGAATGTTGAGCTCGTTGCCCAGGACATCAACCTCCCGACGGTCGAGATCATGGCCCAGAGGCCGCTTGTCAACAAGTCGGCCACGAACGCCGTCCGGATTTTGAACGCGGACGACTTGAGCGCGATCCCGGTCCGCGGACTGACCGGTGTCTTCGCCCTGCAGCCGGGGGTTGTCCTGCAGGACAACAACATTTATATCCGGGGCGGCAGGGAAGACGAGGTCGGATACTACGTCGAGGGCGCCAGCGCCAGGAACGTCATGAACGGCAGGAACGCGGTGCTCCTCATCCCCGAGGCGGTCGAAGAAGTCCAGATCCAGGCGGGCGGGTACAACGCCGAATACGGCGGAGCGAATGCGGGAATCATCCGTCAGCAGCTCCGGTCGGGAACGGGGGGGATTAAGCTGAGCTACTCCGGTGAGACCGACCGGTTCGCGCAGGTCGGCTCCAAATCACTTGATTCCTATTCCTACGGATACTGGGACCACGTGCTTACTCTCAGCGGTCCGATTATCGGCGACAAACTGAAGATTTTCGCAGCCGGAGAGAATCAATTCCAGCGTGATCCGATCCCGACCTTCTGGACGGGGTTTGAATTCCCCAACGCCGATTTTCCGGCCGCACTTGTCGACGGTCCCGGCGGCGGGCGTCCCGGAGATACGCTCTATGCGGGATCAGGCGTCCCGGCATCGTCGATTAATTCACGATACGGGGCCATCAAGGTTCCCGAAGGCGTGATCCCCGGCCGGATGTCGAACCGGTGGAACCTGAACGGGACAATCAGCCTCGACCTCAGCCCCGTCACCGTACGATTCGGCTCGGCGATGTCGTGGCAGCAACGGAGGATCAACGACCTGCCGGTCCAGAACATCCTCGATCTTTCCCGTCTGCCGATGCGAGATAACAGCGATGACCTCTTCAACCTGAAGATCACACACCTGCTCGATCCGAAGACATTTTACGAGATTAACCTCAATTACTTCGACAGCCGGAACAGGCAGTACGATCCGAATCTCCAGGATAACATTCTTTCCTACGGCGACAGCATCGAGGCCGCGAAACTCGGCTACAATTTCTACAGCTATATGAACGGCGCGCTGGGCCTCTCCCCGACGGAGTTCCGGTTTTACGGTTTCCCGTACGCGCGGCCCGGCGAGTTGATCGTGGGCGGGTCTTCGATCTCCGGGTTGGGGGCTTCCACGAATTACATCAAGGGGAAGCAGACCTACATCGGCGGATCGGCGGATCTGACGACTCAATACGGGAAGCACGAGCTCAAGCTCGGATCGTCGTACCAGAGATATACGGTCCGGCTCTACTCGGTCGGCAGGCTGGAGAACGTGTTCCTCCAGATGATCTCCCAGCCCGACTCGGTACGCAACGCCGACTCGAGGACGCGACTGATGCAGTCCGCCGGTATTCCCGACAACGTCGGATATGACGTGTTCGGCAACGAAGTGAACGACGGGTTCGACGGGCCGAAACACCCCACGTTCTTCTCCGGATACCTCCAGGACAAGGTCGAGTTGAACGACCTGATCATCAATGCCGGCATCCGGTACGATTACTTCGACACGGACGACAGGGAGTTCATCGACGCGGAGAACCCTTCGTTCATCAACGGAAACATCTTCGCGCTGGATCCGACGACCGTCCGGAAGAAAGATCCCTTCCATGCGATCAGCCCGCGTCTCGGGTTATCGTTCCCCGTCACGGACCGGACGATCTTCCATATGCAGTTCGGCAAGTTCATCCAGGCGCCCCAGCTGAACAATATCTATATCGGGGGTCCGTTGCTCTCCCTCTATGTTTCGGGAAGAAACTTCATCCCCGCGCCGGTCGGACTCGGGCTCGATCCGGAGCGCACCACGCAGTACGAGATCGGGTTCACGGAGCAGATTACGAACTTTGCCGCGTTTGATCTGACCGGCTTCTATAAAGACATCAAGGGCCAGATCCAGGTGGGCCGTATCACGACAGAAAGCGGCGCTCTCGCGAAGTCGTACGATATTCTCCAGAACGGAGATTTTGCGACGACGAAGGGGTTGGAAGTCACGCTGACCCTGCGCCGGGTCGACCGGCTCCAGGCGCGCGTGAATTACACGCTCCAGGATGCCCAGGGCACGGGTTCGAACACGACGTCCGCGATCTCATCCGTCGAGAACGGGACGCTCCGGCCGACGATTATTTCCCCTCTGACCTTCAACCAGGCGCACCGCGGAAGCCTGAATCTCGATTATCACTTTGCTCCCAACGACGGGGGGCCGATCCTTGAACGTCTCGGGGCGAACATCCTCTTCTCGTTCAACAGCGGCCACAATTACACGAAGGTGACCGGCGGGCTGGGCCAGACCGGGCCGGAAGACGGCGGTATCCTGTATGACGGCGATCCGCGAAACCGGAGGCCGGTCGAGGCGATCAACGCGTCGACGACTCCCTGGAATTTCAGCCTGGATGCGCGTCTCGACAAGTCGTTCACGCTGTCGGGTTCGTTCGACCTGAACGTGTATCTCTACGTCCAGAACCTTCTCAACACGGAGAACGTCGTCAATGTGTACGGGCGGACGGGCAATGCCGATGACGACGGGTTCCTGACGAATCCCGCGCTGAGCTCCGAAGTGATCAGCGCTCCGGGCCGCGGGGCTGCCTATGTGCAGATGTACCGCGACGCGAACCTCGCCGACCGCCAGAACTACTGGAGGAATCAGGGCGGGGATCTCCTGGGTACGCCGCGGCAGATCCGGTTCGGTGTCCGGCTCGACTATTGA
- a CDS encoding CHRD domain-containing protein: protein MTTRSICFLLIIGILAFAVSSCVDTPSSGQATPDYHALARIVDVTADQTGGAVTIDGNQVANLSFGASSAYIDILAGGRDLGFGSTVQHVNFRSNSQNTVLLYALTGSNKFLAVDEGYSFTNNGGGDPALTQVKFVHVATGSAPAISFYDSSASGTPLAADVGYPTSTGYVNLTAGSHQVYAVSNGGYTANISGSQVTPTPVTTNTTGTASLDLTPADSALFTVTVHSDYRDSLYTAAHFHVGLPGVNGPVIQPVDITGQVITFPDVTLNGSNESSPDPSVTSTAVGTFSFSRDGLSYSIVLHPSGLDSPFVAGHFHEGAAGVAGPVVRNITTTPVGDTTLTGTWTSDEVGQPLTPALISSLLAGNIYVNFHSAAHPGGAIRGQLVPDSVSTNVFTGTWYGLTDAIKDTIVADYIYINFHTSAYPSSIVRGQLDVDPARGQYGVASLPASDYAGARMYTVVASGSGKSLNLLQLSDRQAGVAKVAAGKEPAKLIQSSIGKK, encoded by the coding sequence ATGACCACGAGAAGCATCTGTTTCCTTCTGATCATCGGCATACTCGCATTCGCTGTCTCGAGCTGTGTTGATACCCCCAGCAGCGGCCAGGCGACGCCGGACTATCATGCTCTCGCCCGGATCGTCGATGTGACCGCCGACCAGACGGGAGGGGCCGTTACGATAGACGGCAATCAGGTTGCCAATCTCTCGTTCGGCGCCAGCAGCGCCTATATCGACATTCTGGCGGGGGGCCGCGACCTGGGATTCGGATCGACGGTCCAACACGTGAATTTCCGTTCGAATAGTCAGAACACGGTGCTTCTCTACGCCTTGACGGGCTCCAACAAGTTCCTGGCCGTCGACGAAGGCTACAGTTTCACGAACAACGGCGGCGGCGACCCGGCTCTCACGCAGGTGAAGTTTGTGCATGTCGCCACCGGGTCCGCGCCCGCGATCTCTTTTTACGACAGTTCCGCGAGCGGAACTCCCCTCGCGGCCGATGTCGGGTATCCGACGTCCACCGGGTATGTCAACCTGACCGCCGGGTCGCATCAGGTCTATGCCGTGTCGAACGGCGGTTACACCGCCAATATCAGCGGAAGCCAGGTGACCCCGACACCCGTCACGACGAATACGACGGGGACCGCCTCCCTCGATCTGACTCCGGCAGACAGCGCTTTGTTCACGGTCACCGTGCACTCAGATTACCGTGACAGTCTCTATACAGCCGCGCATTTTCACGTCGGCCTCCCCGGGGTGAACGGCCCCGTCATCCAGCCGGTTGACATCACGGGACAGGTGATCACGTTCCCCGACGTGACGTTGAACGGATCGAACGAGAGTTCGCCGGATCCGTCGGTCACCTCCACGGCAGTCGGGACGTTCAGTTTCAGCCGGGACGGGTTGAGCTATTCGATCGTCCTCCATCCGAGCGGCCTGGATTCACCATTCGTTGCCGGACACTTCCACGAGGGTGCTGCCGGCGTCGCCGGCCCGGTGGTGCGGAACATTACGACGACTCCCGTGGGCGATACGACATTGACCGGGACCTGGACGAGCGATGAGGTAGGACAACCCCTGACTCCGGCGCTCATTTCCTCGCTCCTCGCCGGCAATATCTACGTGAATTTTCATTCCGCGGCCCACCCCGGCGGCGCAATCCGCGGGCAGCTCGTTCCGGATTCGGTCAGCACGAATGTCTTTACCGGCACATGGTACGGGCTCACCGACGCGATCAAGGATACGATCGTGGCGGATTACATCTATATTAATTTCCACACCTCCGCTTACCCGAGCAGCATCGTAAGAGGCCAGCTCGACGTGGATCCGGCCAGAGGTCAATATGGCGTCGCGTCGCTTCCGGCTTCCGATTATGCGGGCGCGCGTATGTATACGGTCGTGGCTTCGGGTTCGGGGAAATCCCTCAACCTGCTTCAATTGTCCGACCGGCAGGCCGGCGTCGCAAAGGTTGCAGCGGGAAAAGAGCCCGCGAAGTTGATCCAGAGTTCAATCGGAAAAAAATAA
- the serA gene encoding phosphoglycerate dehydrogenase yields the protein MTILITDDVDRQCVDILEAEGFRVEYHPALGPAEILKAVEPVEGLIVRSRSRVTSHVLEAGKKLKVVGRAGAGVDNIDVAAATRHGIIVMNTPGGNTISTAEHTLSMMLALARNIPQANQSLREGKWERSAFVGTELYGKTLGVIGLGKVGSEVSRRASAFGMKIVAFDPAQSEEMAGKVNAQLVGLPDLLRQSDFITLHSPLIPETKGLIGKESLALCKHGVRIINCARGGIVDEAALLGALESGAVAGAALDVFEQEPPSNTPLIRHPNVVVTPHLAASTEEAQEKVAIQIARQVADFLKGRGVSGSVNADSISLGLKDELRPFLLLGEKLGRLVAQLKDGKLKSVTVSASGEPLGEFLPALGAAVLKGAFEGVLDEPVNYLNAPVIARERGIGVQLVRESALLRYAQVLSVRYQTEKESRHFSGTLFGEKDLRIVGIDGFHFEMNPDGHLILYSNIDRPGMLAAVSSLLARAHINIAGLSLGRFESGSRALTVISIDTPAPEAVLKEIALLDGVSDVKMITL from the coding sequence GTGACAATCCTGATCACAGACGATGTCGACCGGCAATGCGTCGACATACTCGAGGCGGAAGGATTTCGCGTTGAGTACCATCCGGCGCTCGGCCCCGCGGAGATCCTGAAAGCCGTGGAGCCGGTCGAAGGCCTGATCGTCAGGAGCCGGAGCCGGGTCACCTCTCACGTTCTCGAAGCGGGGAAGAAGCTCAAAGTCGTGGGCCGGGCGGGGGCGGGGGTCGACAATATCGACGTCGCCGCCGCGACCCGCCACGGGATCATCGTCATGAACACGCCGGGGGGTAACACGATTTCGACCGCGGAACATACCCTCTCGATGATGCTCGCCCTCGCCAGAAACATTCCTCAGGCGAACCAGAGCCTCCGGGAGGGAAAGTGGGAGAGAAGCGCCTTCGTGGGGACGGAACTCTACGGGAAGACTCTCGGCGTGATCGGACTCGGGAAAGTCGGATCGGAGGTTTCCCGGCGCGCCTCGGCGTTCGGTATGAAGATCGTGGCGTTCGATCCCGCCCAGTCGGAGGAGATGGCGGGGAAGGTGAACGCGCAGCTTGTCGGCCTCCCCGATCTCCTGCGCCAGTCTGATTTCATCACCCTTCACTCCCCGTTGATTCCTGAAACCAAGGGGTTGATCGGAAAAGAATCGCTCGCCCTCTGCAAACACGGAGTCAGAATCATCAATTGCGCCCGGGGAGGGATCGTCGACGAAGCCGCGCTTCTCGGGGCGCTGGAGAGCGGGGCGGTGGCGGGCGCGGCTCTCGATGTCTTCGAACAGGAGCCCCCTTCGAATACGCCGTTAATCCGGCATCCGAACGTCGTCGTCACCCCCCATCTCGCCGCCTCGACGGAGGAAGCCCAGGAAAAAGTGGCGATTCAGATCGCCCGGCAGGTGGCGGACTTTCTGAAGGGGCGCGGCGTGTCGGGATCGGTCAACGCCGACAGCATCTCCCTGGGTCTCAAGGATGAGCTTCGCCCCTTCCTTCTTCTGGGCGAAAAGCTTGGCCGGCTGGTGGCGCAGCTGAAGGATGGCAAGCTGAAATCGGTCACGGTTTCGGCGAGCGGCGAACCGCTCGGGGAGTTTCTTCCGGCGCTGGGCGCCGCGGTCCTGAAAGGAGCCTTCGAGGGAGTGCTGGATGAACCGGTCAACTATCTCAACGCGCCGGTGATCGCCCGCGAGAGGGGGATCGGTGTCCAGCTGGTCCGGGAGTCAGCCCTTCTCCGCTACGCGCAGGTTCTTTCGGTCCGGTATCAGACGGAAAAGGAATCCCGGCACTTTTCAGGCACCCTTTTCGGCGAAAAAGACCTGCGTATTGTCGGCATCGACGGCTTCCACTTCGAAATGAATCCGGACGGGCACCTGATCCTCTATTCTAATATAGACCGCCCGGGGATGCTCGCGGCAGTGAGTTCGCTTCTTGCGCGGGCGCATATCAATATCGCCGGACTCTCCCTCGGCCGATTTGAGTCCGGCAGCAGGGCCCTCACGGTGATCTCGATCGACACTCCGGCACCGGAGGCCGTCCTCAAAGAGATCGCGCTTCTCGACGGCGTCTCGGATGTCAAGATGATCACCCTTTAG